From Virgibacillus natechei, the proteins below share one genomic window:
- the acsA gene encoding acetate--CoA ligase has product MELQKISARQGNHNLQNYEKMRETFNWEDIQKNFSWNETGKVNMAHEAVDRHAQNPDKKNQVALSYSAPDREEDITFEQLSISSNRFANVLKKYNVKKGDRIFLFMPRIPEFYAAFFGILKTGAIAGPLFEAFMEQAIRDRLQDSEASVLITTPDLLGRVPQEDLPDLEKIILVGDHNENSDTYIDYQEEMKSASPDFAIEWVELEDGMLIHYTSGSTGKPKGVYHVHNAMIQQYATADWVLDLKEGDVYWCTADPGWVTGTSYGIFAPWLKGVTNVVRGGRFTPEDWYGTLDKYNVNVWYTAPTALRKLLSAGEEAVKKHDLSSLRHMLSVGEPLNPEVVTWGLDAFGLRIHDTWWMTETGAQLIVNLPSEEIRPGSMGKPIPGIEASIVDNEGNEVPPNQMGNLAIKEGWPAMMRAVWNNPSKFESYFINGWYVSGDSAYKDEDGYFWFQGRLDDVINTSGERVGPFEVESKLIEHQAVAEAGVIGKPHPERGEIVKAFITLNEGHEKSDELLEEVRQFVKTGLSAHAAPREMEFTDSIPKTRSGKIMRRLLKSWELGLPTGDTSTLEE; this is encoded by the coding sequence ATGGAACTACAAAAAATTTCCGCAAGACAAGGGAATCATAATTTGCAAAACTATGAGAAAATGCGTGAGACGTTTAACTGGGAGGATATACAAAAGAACTTCAGCTGGAATGAAACGGGCAAAGTAAATATGGCGCATGAAGCGGTAGACCGCCATGCGCAGAATCCTGATAAAAAGAATCAAGTTGCTTTATCCTATTCTGCTCCGGACCGGGAAGAGGATATAACATTTGAGCAACTTTCCATTTCCAGTAATCGATTCGCAAACGTATTGAAAAAATACAATGTAAAAAAAGGGGATCGTATTTTCTTATTTATGCCGAGAATTCCAGAGTTCTATGCGGCTTTTTTTGGGATATTAAAAACTGGTGCGATTGCAGGACCCTTGTTTGAAGCCTTTATGGAACAGGCCATTCGTGATCGCCTTCAGGATAGTGAAGCCAGTGTGCTTATTACGACCCCAGACTTATTAGGCAGAGTGCCGCAAGAGGATCTACCGGATCTTGAAAAAATCATCCTCGTTGGCGATCACAATGAAAATTCGGATACGTATATAGATTATCAGGAGGAAATGAAATCGGCATCGCCAGATTTTGCGATCGAATGGGTTGAATTAGAGGATGGCATGCTGATTCATTATACATCTGGTTCTACTGGGAAGCCTAAGGGTGTTTATCATGTACACAATGCGATGATTCAGCAATATGCTACCGCTGATTGGGTGCTTGATCTTAAAGAAGGCGATGTCTATTGGTGTACCGCAGATCCTGGTTGGGTTACCGGGACAAGCTACGGCATATTTGCCCCATGGCTAAAAGGGGTTACGAATGTTGTCCGCGGTGGTCGTTTTACACCGGAGGACTGGTATGGCACACTCGACAAATATAACGTAAACGTATGGTATACAGCACCGACAGCATTAAGGAAGCTTTTAAGTGCCGGTGAAGAGGCTGTGAAAAAGCATGACTTATCATCCTTAAGACATATGCTGAGTGTTGGTGAACCGTTGAATCCAGAAGTTGTTACATGGGGATTAGATGCATTTGGTTTGCGTATCCATGATACATGGTGGATGACGGAAACGGGTGCACAACTTATTGTGAACCTTCCGTCAGAAGAGATTCGTCCAGGATCAATGGGTAAACCGATTCCTGGAATAGAAGCTTCCATTGTTGATAATGAAGGAAATGAAGTCCCACCAAATCAAATGGGGAACTTGGCCATTAAAGAGGGATGGCCGGCGATGATGCGTGCCGTTTGGAATAACCCAAGCAAGTTTGAAAGCTATTTTATAAATGGCTGGTATGTATCAGGAGACAGTGCCTATAAAGATGAAGATGGTTACTTCTGGTTCCAGGGTCGTTTGGACGATGTGATTAACACTTCGGGTGAACGCGTTGGTCCGTTTGAAGTAGAAAGTAAGTTAATTGAACACCAGGCTGTTGCAGAAGCAGGTGTGATTGGAAAACCACACCCAGAGCGCGGAGAAATTGTTAAAGCATTTATTACATTAAATGAAGGCCATGAGAAATCCGATGAACTGTTAGAAGAGGTTCGCCAATTCGTAAAAACAGGACTAAGTGCACATGCTGCACCACGAGAGATGGAATTTACGGATAGCATTCCCAAAACACGTAGTGGTAAAATCATGCGCCGCCTCCTGAAGTCATGGGAGTTAGGCTTACCTACAGGAGATACATCGACGTTAGAGGAATAG
- a CDS encoding Rrf2 family transcriptional regulator, translated as MQLKKYTDYALRVLILTGMKQDGALASIKEISEVYNISQHHVGKIVFELNKMELLETIRGRNGGIRLAKPAEEINVGLIVRQLENDFALLECFDHGTNHCVISPGCTLKHALNKALHAFFQVLDQYTIKDLVANESELRELMGMK; from the coding sequence ATGCAATTAAAAAAATATACCGATTACGCATTACGCGTACTCATTTTAACTGGAATGAAACAAGATGGAGCGTTAGCGAGTATAAAGGAGATTTCTGAAGTATATAATATTTCCCAGCATCACGTAGGGAAAATTGTTTTTGAGCTAAATAAAATGGAACTTTTGGAAACAATCAGAGGAAGGAATGGGGGCATTCGACTGGCAAAACCAGCTGAGGAAATCAATGTCGGCCTCATTGTAAGACAGCTTGAAAATGACTTTGCTTTATTGGAGTGTTTTGACCATGGCACCAATCACTGTGTCATATCTCCAGGCTGTACGTTGAAACATGCACTAAATAAGGCGCTTCATGCATTTTTCCAGGTGCTTGATCAGTATACGATAAAAGACTTAGTAGCGAATGAAAGTGAATTGCGTGAACTGATGGGAATGAAATAA
- the hmpA gene encoding NO-inducible flavohemoprotein: MTTETTVGLDKETRDIVKATVPVLQEHGNAITKRFYELMLEDHPELKNIFNLTNQRKGDQPKALANTVYAAALHIDNLEEILPVVKQIAQKHKSLNIKPEHYPIVGKYLLLGIKDVLGDAATDDIINAWEKAYGVIADVFINVEKEMYKAVQNSPGGWIDFRNFKVMKKVVESDVITSFYLEPEDGKAFPAYQPGQYITVKATIEGQPYTHLRQYSLSCAPGEDMYRISVKREDPMGDNPAGIVSNFLHAKMEEGSILPISAPSGDFVLDQEDTRPLILMSGGVGLTPMISMLETVIKEQPNREVVFIHAAKSGNIHAMKERVQEITQTHDQVTSYTVYDSPSAEDVYDKEGHIDYEWLANILPTHDAAFYFCGPKGFMRTVYQNLRNYHVADTDLHFEIFGPAEDITA, encoded by the coding sequence ATGACAACTGAAACTACTGTAGGATTAGACAAAGAAACGAGAGACATTGTAAAAGCAACTGTACCAGTTTTGCAAGAACATGGGAATGCAATAACAAAACGATTTTATGAACTCATGCTTGAAGATCATCCGGAATTAAAAAACATTTTTAACCTGACAAATCAGCGAAAAGGGGATCAACCGAAAGCGCTTGCAAACACGGTGTACGCAGCAGCCCTGCATATTGATAACCTGGAAGAAATTTTACCGGTAGTGAAACAAATTGCTCAGAAGCATAAAAGCCTGAATATTAAGCCAGAACATTATCCGATCGTTGGAAAATATTTATTATTAGGGATCAAAGATGTGCTGGGAGATGCTGCTACTGATGACATCATCAATGCTTGGGAAAAGGCTTATGGTGTTATCGCGGATGTATTTATCAACGTTGAAAAAGAAATGTATAAAGCGGTTCAAAATAGTCCCGGCGGGTGGATTGATTTCCGTAACTTTAAAGTAATGAAAAAGGTAGTAGAGAGTGATGTTATTACCTCATTTTATTTAGAACCCGAAGATGGGAAAGCCTTTCCTGCCTATCAACCAGGCCAATATATTACCGTAAAAGCTACTATTGAGGGGCAACCTTATACGCATTTACGTCAATATAGCCTATCTTGCGCACCTGGAGAAGACATGTATCGAATCAGCGTAAAACGCGAAGATCCAATGGGTGATAATCCTGCAGGTATCGTATCTAATTTCTTGCATGCAAAAATGGAAGAAGGAAGCATTCTACCGATTAGCGCACCATCTGGGGACTTCGTTCTTGATCAAGAAGATACAAGGCCATTAATTTTAATGAGTGGTGGTGTGGGACTAACACCGATGATTAGTATGCTTGAAACAGTGATTAAAGAACAGCCAAATCGTGAAGTAGTCTTTATTCATGCCGCGAAATCCGGTAATATCCATGCGATGAAAGAACGTGTACAGGAAATTACACAAACCCATGATCAAGTTACAAGCTATACCGTATATGACAGTCCATCTGCAGAAGACGTTTATGATAAAGAAGGACATATTGATTACGAATGGCTAGCAAACATTCTTCCAACACATGACGCTGCTTTTTACTTCTGTGGGCCAAAAGGGTTCATGCGTACCGTTTACCAAAACTTAAGAAACTATCATGTAGCAGATACGGACCTCCACTTTGAAATTTTCGGTCCGGCGGAAGATATTACAGCATAA
- a CDS encoding C40 family peptidase, whose amino-acid sequence MNYVDEADDPVHIYPRTSILMQPGDIIYSHKTGLSSFIVGHEGIVGEDFKIYHVNSRGRYGHSDSMPIYLSRHKKGEKLTILRNKDAEIARQAAKWAKRNIENVTRYTYSRNLADVERNYCSKFVWQAYFYGSEGEIDLTDRGSEVNVKRYITPTHIYRNLVVIGHFTNNLYHR is encoded by the coding sequence ATGAATTATGTTGATGAGGCAGATGATCCTGTTCATATATATCCAAGAACATCCATTCTGATGCAGCCTGGTGACATCATTTATTCGCATAAAACGGGGTTGTCTTCATTTATCGTTGGACATGAAGGGATCGTTGGCGAGGATTTTAAAATTTACCATGTAAATAGCAGAGGCAGATACGGCCACTCCGATAGTATGCCCATCTACCTCAGCAGACATAAAAAAGGGGAGAAGCTAACCATATTAAGAAATAAAGATGCCGAGATTGCTAGACAGGCTGCCAAATGGGCAAAAAGAAATATTGAAAATGTGACAAGGTATACGTATTCGAGAAACCTGGCAGATGTAGAAAGGAACTATTGCTCTAAATTCGTTTGGCAGGCTTATTTTTATGGAAGTGAAGGGGAAATTGACCTCACTGATCGGGGGAGTGAGGTCAATGTAAAGCGCTATATAACACCAACGCATATTTATCGGAATTTGGTGGTGATTGGGCACTTTACGAACAACTTGTATCATCGGTGA